Proteins from a genomic interval of Oncorhynchus clarkii lewisi isolate Uvic-CL-2024 chromosome 13, UVic_Ocla_1.0, whole genome shotgun sequence:
- the LOC139365233 gene encoding small integral membrane protein 22-like produces MDQRSLQEEFKDQFTDVVSRLQSKQLFQSDWDIASFAVFFIFIGMVLLLVVLVLIRCCCCCCCDEQPRRHKVGHENFGMET; encoded by the exons ATGGACCAGAGGAGCCTACAGGAAGAGTTTAAGGATCAGTTTACAGACGTGGTGTCCAGACTGCAGTCTAAACAGCTGTTCCAGTCTGACTGGGACATCGCCTCCTTCGCTGTCTTCTTCATCTTCATCG GCATGGTTCTGCTGCTTGTTGTCCTGGTTCTGAtccgctgctgttgctgctgttgctgtgATGAACAG CCGAGAAGACACAAAGTGGGTCATGAAAACTTTGGAATGGAGACCTGA